From Aegilops tauschii subsp. strangulata cultivar AL8/78 chromosome 5, Aet v6.0, whole genome shotgun sequence:
TTATTTTGTTCCCTATGTGACACTTTCGTCGGTCTTGGCTAGTAACGGTGTTAAGTCTGACCTAAAAAAACCGTTTTACCCCTAGTGTAATATGTGACCCGATTATTTACATACAAACACAGAGGTCTCATTGTTGAATAAACAAACAAAAAATAGTACTATGTGTATAATCATAAAAAAGTATTGCAGGGGAATAATGATAATAATAATATGAGTGAAACAATGACGATAAATTATTTTTTTGCGGGATAAAAAGAACAATGACGACAGATCCAATTGATCAACAGCTAGCTTCTACCGGTGGCGTGAGGTAATAGACGAGCATGCACTGTTCCTGGCAAAAATCGATTAAGCTGCTAGCATCCTTGCTTATTGTGCTTGCTTTGCACGTAGCGTGTTAGCTCCTTTGAAGCACCGATACGCACACAAGTACGTACTACACGACAAGCATGCACACACACTCAGTAAGCACGCACGTATTGACGCATGCAAGCGGCAGCAAGCACGCAGCCATCACGCACGCATCACGGTACCAGCAAGGCGGCAagcaagcggcggcggcggtggcagcaATAACCGGGGGCACGCTCGCGCAGTCGAGCCCAATACTCGATCCAATCTTTTTTTCTGACATATTACCACCAGGGGCAGCATTGTCTTTCTACATGCCATTTAACAATGCCGGATGGAAAAACGGATGAAAATGTCAGATAAGGAATAGAATGAAGTTTAAGTGTCAAGAATGGAAGGAAAAAGTTTTTTGGGCCAAAAAGGGAAGCAAAATTTAAGAAAGGGCCGAATAAGGAATTCTCTCCTAAATTAACCGCTTGCGCCAAGTTCTAGGACCGCTAATTTAATTGACTCAATAAGAAATGGTGTGAGATTTCACATGGCAAATTCACAAAAAAAAAACTGCCAATTAGATCATGGCAAATGAGAGTGTGCAACCCATCCCGTACATTTTACCCTGTAAAAAAGTAACCATAATACAAATAACGGGCGATCTACATCTcaaaaaggagaaggccctttTGAATGTAGTGGATAACAACGGAATGGGGCTATCGAATTAATATGTATTCGAATCTTGGGAGGTGGTAATCACCGACTCATATTGTTGATGTTATTGTTGCTATAATCAAAAAAGAAGTGTCCAAAATGCCTCTAAAAAGATCAGACAGAAGTAAAACGAGTTGTAATTGTACATGCATATAAAGAACCCAAACATGGTAACAATGTGATAATACGATATGATGATGGTTGCCATTAATCAGGAAGGAAACTCAAAAGAATTGAGACTTTTTTTTTTGCCAGGAACAAACTAGAAGTACTAGCTGTACAGTCGCCATGTAGTATTTTTGTGATGTACCTAATTGTCACCGTTGCATAACCATTTAGCCCTGATTTATAggataaaaaaattatagaaaatgagatgacatgtatctgAAATTCTATGAATAGAAATAAAAAAAAGGTGTCATTTGGTTCATATAGGATTTTTTTTCACTGAGTCCATGTTAATATTTATTTTCCTATAAAATGTAAAGGATAGGAAGAATTCCTTCATAGAAATAGGATTCTACTCTTATCTTACAAATCAAAAGGCTCTAAAGAAAATTTTCCTATACAAATTCTATCCTATGGGATTCCTACAAATCAAAGGAGGACTAAGTTACCTCTGATCCAGCGCAACACAACCCCGCCGCCCCGGCAGACCCCACGAACCCTCCACCAAACCAAGCGATGCTATGCTGATCAGACGCACTGCGCCGGCGGTGCCCATCCTGAATCTGCAACGTCACCATCTAATCCGCCGCCAAGAaacttagagcatctacagccgcgATGGGCAAATCGGcccctcaaacgcccgcggaTGCGTCCGGGCGCATCCGCGGACACAGACCGGTCAAGCCTCAAATAATGCAACCCACATCCGGATACCACAAATTAGAAACCTCAAATCCATATTATTACATGCGAAGGTTGTCCGGTCGCCGTGGCCATGTCCGGCGGCCGGCTGCGCTTCCTAGAGTGGTTGTCTGGTCGTCCGCAAGGTAGAGTAAGGCATGGGACACGAGCCGGCTCACAGGGCTCAAGGCGCCGCCGTCTCCCATGCCCTACTTTTCCTCTTCGGAGCCCGGAACCCGTTGGGTACCATTGGACGTCAGATCGATGATGGATTTGTCCTAAAACGAGCCGGCGACATCCACCATGACTCGGTTGTGGTGCACCATACGGGGCGCTGGAGAATGCGTCTtcgcctcgccgttgtccaccgccgcGAGCGCTGCCGCCGTCTCCCGTGCCTGCTGAGAGTTAGTGAGGAGAGAAGGGTCGCTCTCCGTAAGTCTAGCATTTTCGGAGGCAACTCTATGGAGTAAAAAATAAAAATGTTCCCACGTGATTCTCCACATACGCCAAAGTGGACACGTGGAACGCAAGGAAGCAGCAAGTCTATCGTGAGGCCGAGCTGAGGATTGGACGCGGCCACCGCACACTCTCGTGACACTAGCGAGCACGCCGCCGGCGCAAGAAGCACAGCCCAAGCCAAGCTCCCGGCCGGGCGGATTCATTGGTTGCGCGATGGACCTGCGCGTCGCTGCCCCCGCCTCCgtggccgccgccgcgcgccgggGCGTGCTCGGAGTCGGATGCGCGCGTGTCCGGCCGCTCCAAGGCCGCCGCCAGTGCCGCCCCTCCGTGCGCGTGTCCGTCGCGACCACGGagtccgccgccgcagccgccgccgtaGCAGCCGTAAGTAACACACGTCCCCCGTCCCTCTCAGTCCCAGCCACTAGCTAGCTCTGGTCATGCAGTTCACGACTCTTTGCCGTTCAGTCGGCGGCCGAGGATGAGGAGACGACGAACCCGAGGACGGTGGTGgcggtcgtcctcggcggcggcgccgggaCGAGGCTCTTCCCTCTCACCAAGCGCAGGGCCAAGCCCGCCGTGAGTTGTCACTCCTCTTTTTCCACGACCCGCCAAATGCGAGTAGATTATTTGACAGACATCGATTGTACTGGTGCTACCCGCCGCAGGTGCCGATAGGCGGCGCGTACAGGCTCATCGACGTGCCCATGAGCAACTGCATCAACAGCGGGATCAACAAGGTGTACGTCCTCACCCAGTTCAACTCCGCCTCCCTCAACCGCCACCTCTCCAGGGCCTACAACTTCAGCAATGGCGTCGGCTTCGGAGACGGTTTCGTCGAGGTACCACGTCCTGCAATTCAATTCAGACCGCTCATACTATAGGGGATAATGTATTACGGATGGAAGATGCACTGCTTCAAGGAATCTTCGGGTCTTGCTTTGATTATCTGAAACAGGGATAACAGAGTGGAAACTGACTGTTTGTTTTTTCAGGTTCTAGCAGCAACTCAGAGGCCTGGATCGGAGGGAAAGACGTGGTTTCAGGGTACCGCCGACGCGGTTCGGCAATTCGCTTGGCTTTTCGATGTACGTTTTCTCTCAGCGTGTGTGAGTGAGATGCATCTTTCTTTCATCACTACAGACGATGAATCGCGATGCAGGGAGTGTGCACGTGCTAggtagaaaaatgttcatgtggtGTGGTTTCCCCATTGGTGTTTTGCACAAAGCCATTTTCCACCCTAAGAAAACACAGAGCCTCTTGCCCCTGTTATACCGATATAGTTCCAGAATCAAGAACCTGGGTTCAGATGTGTGTTCGGTTCCGCTACTGGAAACCTCATGCTTGTAACACTGCACTTTTTTTTATGCTTTTCAGGATGCCAAATCTAAAGACATAGAGGATGTGCTGATTCTTTCTGGCGATCACCTCTACCGTATGGACTACATGGACTTTGTTCAGGTAATTTACCACATAAAGATTGTTTTTCACACTTGTCTGTTCAAATGTGGTTAAATTGTTGTGGCGATTCCACATATGCAGAGTCATCGGCAGAGAGACGCAGGCATCAGCATCTGTTGCTTGCCTATTGATGGCAGGTGATTTCCTTTCTATTTCAGTGGCTAATGTACATAAAGTCACAAGTGGCCTCCCACTGTGCATCATCTACATGCAGAGGAAATAATAAAATTCTTcaaaaaaaattatgtttttgAAAAAAACGAATTGCCATTGCTGTGTTAAGGCAAATGTTTGATTTTTAGCATATAATAAACTCTTCGATTTAACACTCTCTTAGTTTGTGTCTTGTGGATTAGAGATGAATAACTCTATTTTCAATGTTAGCCGAGCGTCTGATTTTGGTCTAATGAAGATAGACGACACAGGAAGAGTTATTTCATTTAGTGAAAAACCGAGAGGAGCTGATTTAAAAGCAATGGTAAGTTGTGTTGATCTCTTCATGCCACTCACCTATCCTGTCCACACACTAGAGTAACATTCTAGATGGCCAAGTGCACTGTGTATCAGTTAGTACAACACTGAATGCCattcaaataaaataaaacagaagtTCATGGACATTTGTTTTTGGCAGCAAGTTGACACCACTCTCCTCGGCTTACCGAAGGAGGAAGCAGAAAAGAAACCATACATAGCTTCAATGGGGGTATACATATTCAAGAAAGAGATACTTCTAAATCTTTTGAGGTACGCCAATTCAACTTACTGGACCTAAATTTAATGTCAGTTGAATATTCTCTTTGATTCTTCCCTGAAGAAAAGTATCCAGTTCTCCAAATACAAGGCAAACTGTCCAAGTTCCAATAAACATGGAAAGTACTAAATACAAGCTGTTTCATTTTCGAATATTTTATGTTTTAGTCTTTTTGGGATAATACCTTATGTTGTAGTAAGGTACATTTCTCATAGAACAACTTGATCACAAGTAGATCTTAATATGCAGTGCATTTTTGTTAGGTCAGATGGCGTTTTCCCACTGCAAATGATTTTGGGTCTGAAATAATTCCAGCTGCAGCAAGAGAGATTAATGTAAAGGTACGTGGATACCTAGCATGTGATGCTGTCAGCATCACCTACTGGTGCATTCTTCAATTGCAGTCGGGCATCTAAAACTGCACAATTGAAAGACAGAAAAGTAGGATGATGGCATTGCCAGAATATTGCCATTTCAGTTCCCTATTACTGCACTTGTAATTTTTTGTTTCAAAATGTTAAAATTGTATCTTTTATGTTTTATTATTTTCCGTAAACCTGAACTTTCATATGATGTTTTTTTACGCTGACTTCCACATGATGTCGCTGGTATCTAATATTTAAAACTTTAGGCATATCTTTTCAATGATTACTGGGAAGATATTGGAACTATCAAATCCTTCTTCGAAGCAAATCTTGCCCTTGCTGAACAGGTATGGGTAGTCTGTGAAAACTAATGGCGAGCTGCCTCTTTATTTCGTTATCCTCTTACAGTCTTTGCCCTTCTTTTCCTACACCACTATGTTATTGGTTCTGGTGTTAGTCTTATTCAATGTAAGGTGTTAATAGTTACTCTTATGCAGTATCACTGTTTATTGGTATGGCCCAGTGAGGCAGTAGATATATACACTGACACTTTACAAGGTGCAAGAATCATAGAGAGCACTCTACAAAAGAGATAAATACAATGTACTAATGGTCATAATACGTATGAACAAGCAATAAACTTTTATTTTGCAAGAAATAAAGTGGGAACCTGAACCTTTGGTAACATGTCATCATCTTTTTGTATGCAGCCTTCAAAGTTCAGTTTCTATGATGCTAGCAAACCGATGTACACATCACGCAGAAACCTACCACCATCTATGATCAGCACTAGTAAGGTATGTGTTGCCTCTGGGCTAGTATGACTCCCATTTTGCACTATTCTTTTCTTGAAAATTCTGTGTGTACCATTTTTACAGCCCAAAATTCTTTCTATTAGATTGTGCCATCATTATCACCGTGCTTTGCCTTTGCACCCttagttactactccctccgtcccaaaattcttgtcttagatttgtctaaatccGGATGTATCTAAAAcatgacttgatacatccgtatctagacaaatctaagacaagaattttgggacggagggagtaatatctTACTATAAGTGTTCAGTTACTCTTCATAAATCGATTTGGTTGCCGTGCCGCCTAACATGTGTGTATACCATTTGCAGATCACTGATTCGATCATTTCCCATGGATGTTTCTTAGATAAATGCAGGGTAGAGCACAGTGTCGTTGGAATCCGTTCTCGGATAGGCTCCAACGTACACCTCAAGGTTAGGCCTCTTGCTTGCAAAAATCATAAACAAAAATAGGGATCCATTATAGCCTTCCACAACAGCAAATGTGGTTCTCCATTTCTTCAGGATACGGTAATGCTCGGTGCTGATTTCTATGAAACTGACATGGAAAGATGCGACCAGCTGGCCGAAGGAAAGGTTCCGATTGGGATCGGGGAGAATACTTCGATTCAGTACGCATGCATATTTACTTCCTAGCTCACCGCTCATCAATTTAGACATCGCGTTGTATTACTCTTGTCTGACAAATGTCTTCCTCTTGTTCTGCCCAGAAACTGCATCATTGACAAGAATGCGAGGATAGGGAAGAATGTGACCATTGCTAACGCCGAGGTATGCATGATGTTCTCTGCCACCTTGTTTCTTCAAGAACAGTCGCATAATGAATATGAATCAACAAGCTATGATCCCCCAATCTTGCTCTAATTTGATAAGATTTGTGTAGCGTTCGTTGGAAATGCTATTATTCATTTCCAGTGAACCGCCCTTCGGAGTTGGTGTCGTCCGAATATTACTGAACATGTGGTTTGCTGTTGGGTTCTTTGCAGGGTGTACAGGAATCAGATAGGGCGTCAGAAGGCTTCCACATCCGGTCCGGCATCACGGTTGTGCTGAAGAACTCGGTGATTGCGGATGGATTAGTCATATGAGCTGAAAAGGCGGTTCTCCAGTCCAGCAAGAGAAATAAAGAATTCGTTTGTACTCTTCCAATAAGATGCGTGGCAACCCTGAAAATGCTCCTTGTGTATAGGAGATGACTTTGGTTCTCAAACATGCAATGTCGTATCACCAAATTGCTTTAAATATTCAAATAGCGTTGTCAATATAACCGaggttttaaattttgaaaacaGAAAACTTCAGTACCTCATCGAAATATGTGAAATTTAACAAATTTGAAGAATTTCACAAATTATTTTGGTTTTCGATATATCAAAATTCACCTAATTCTATTGATTTTTTATTAAATTTAAattccttttgaaattattttgaaCCTAGCTTGAAATTTTGAGGTTACAAATATTTCGGTACCCTACCCTAAAAAAAATCAGCACCCACTGAAAGGgctgaaattttggaaaattcatTTCAGCTTTTAGTTTTTCTTTGCTTGTTGGGGAGTGTGCACATCCTGGAGGGAGGAAGTTCGAAGATGAAAGCCAACCAGTTCACTTGAAAAGAATTGTGCTATCACTAGGCAGGCATTGCATTTATCCAAAGTAGCATCATGGGTTTTCATACTTGGGCACTGCCACGCCATTCCGGGACCTGTGATGCTGGGCATGGGCAACAAACACTGACGCTCCTGGATTTCAGTTCTGGCTAAGCAGCATCAAGCGAGGAACGAGGGAAAATCATGGCCGGAGGAACTCCGGTGGAATCGGCCACGTACGAACGTGCTGCTAGCGAGCgaccaacccccccccccccccccccccccctcatgtgCTCACAGCCTCGCATCACAGCATCCACTGAAATTTAAAATTTTCGTTGATTAAGAGAGAAGGTTTAAGACGAATGGCCGCAAAGCCGGATACAAAGAACTACTCTCGCAGCAAGTTGGAATGAGCACGTGGGGCAAATGATGTACtcctacacacacacacaagtaaaataaTGACATAAAAGTATAGTAAGGGTTTTCCATTATGCTCAACTTATATTATTGAATGTAAACCATGTTTACATCTAAATTTATAAAATTAGAGTGAATGGTGAGAAACAACAAGAATCAAAACTGACACACGATCGAGAAAAGGGACCAACAATGTCATTTTCAATAGAAATCTTCAGAAAGCCGGACATGGTAGATTAACTATGTCCAAAACATGTGCAAACTACCGAGGATACCTTGATGATATCATGAACTCTTCTTCCATACTATATTGTCTCGTTGAATCCTCATCACCGCCTCTTTCATGCTCATTCATTGGGCAATTTATTGGGATAACGTCATTCTCAAATTCCTCATCCACCACATTATCTGAAACAATATGCATTGATGATTGTAGGCTTTCTAGTGTCAACTCCACTTGTCGCATGGTTGGGCGATCCTCTCCTTTTAACTGTGTACATGCTATTGCAAGTGTAGCGACTTCATGGGCTTCTTTGCTCCAGTCATCTATAACTTGTGGATCTAGTATATGCGACAAGTTATCTTCTGCAAATAACATAGCAAAATGCGCAACAATGCCATCACCACTGGGGGATAAATATGAAAATGGCTTCTTTCTGGTCAACAGTTCTACAACCATGACACCAAAACTGTAGACATCACTTTTCTCCGTGAGTCGCCCTGTGTAGAAGTACATAGGGTCTAAATATCCGATGGTACCTTGCACCATGGTTGTTAACCCTGATTTCTCCACTGAAATATACCTTGAAGCTCCAAAATCTGTTATCTTTGTTGTTAGAGTATCATCCAAAAGTATGTTAACTGACTTGATGTCTCTGTGGATGATAGGTATTGAAGCTGTCGAGTGAAGATATGCTAGGGATTTAGCTGTTTCAATTGCTATTCGTAGCCTATCACTCCATGACAATGATTTTGGTCCCTCAACATGAAGATGATCATAAAGGGTTCCATTTGATATGAACTCATAAACCAACATTGGGACTTCTGTTTTAAGACAACAACCATAGAGTTTTACTACATTTCGATGGTTGATTT
This genomic window contains:
- the LOC109774926 gene encoding glucose-1-phosphate adenylyltransferase large subunit, giving the protein MDLRVAAPASVAAAARRGVLGVGCARVRPLQGRRQCRPSVRVSVATTESAAAAAAVAASAAEDEETTNPRTVVAVVLGGGAGTRLFPLTKRRAKPAVPIGGAYRLIDVPMSNCINSGINKVYVLTQFNSASLNRHLSRAYNFSNGVGFGDGFVEVLAATQRPGSEGKTWFQGTADAVRQFAWLFDDAKSKDIEDVLILSGDHLYRMDYMDFVQSHRQRDAGISICCLPIDGSRASDFGLMKIDDTGRVISFSEKPRGADLKAMQVDTTLLGLPKEEAEKKPYIASMGVYIFKKEILLNLLRWRFPTANDFGSEIIPAAAREINVKAYLFNDYWEDIGTIKSFFEANLALAEQPSKFSFYDASKPMYTSRRNLPPSMISTSKITDSIISHGCFLDKCRVEHSVVGIRSRIGSNVHLKDTVMLGADFYETDMERCDQLAEGKVPIGIGENTSIQNCIIDKNARIGKNVTIANAEGVQESDRASEGFHIRSGITVVLKNSVIADGLVI